A genomic stretch from Edaphobacter aggregans includes:
- a CDS encoding DUF3857 domain-containing protein, with amino-acid sequence MGERQDTVYRYAADGTGSKEITAVLRIQSEAAARQFGGLDDSILRGSNERVEIDYVRVRKADGSVVETPAADAQEVTRQAPFYSDLKEKQLPVRNLRVGDKLEYKARIVGTKAEAPGEFWGQESLGYGIVVLDENR; translated from the coding sequence GTGGGGGAACGGCAAGATACGGTCTACCGCTATGCGGCCGATGGAACGGGTTCCAAAGAGATTACAGCGGTACTTCGGATACAGTCTGAGGCTGCAGCGCGCCAGTTCGGGGGTCTTGACGATTCCATTTTGCGGGGAAGCAATGAGCGGGTGGAGATCGACTACGTGAGAGTGCGGAAGGCAGATGGGAGCGTGGTAGAGACTCCAGCGGCTGATGCGCAGGAGGTCACGCGGCAGGCGCCGTTTTACAGCGATCTGAAGGAAAAGCAGCTCCCCGTGCGGAACCTACGCGTAGGCGACAAACTCGAGTACAAAGCCCGTATCGTGGGGACCAAGGCAGAGGCCCCGGGAGAGTTTTGGGGACAGGAAAGCTTGGGTTACGGAATCGTCGTTCTCGATGAGAACCGTTGA
- a CDS encoding ferritin-like domain-containing protein, with amino-acid sequence MQNMWSSMKTEINRRSFVKNGLTAATIATTGAGLLANGPSLLADEERSGRLTRGDAAMLRFAAAAEIIETDFWVQYNELAGIQDSEEPSGSGNPAFTAALSVLDSDMAQYVHDNTDDEFTHQNFLNAYLASKGADTVSLEPFRTLQGSTATGSSGKLRITNLMQLTLDTSWWTRYRDSAHNPDLDPNFTFPQAVPALAVGEHTAIPRTDADTTDPNFLQAIANTAGFHFPTIEQGGNSLYPSMAQRATSVEVLRILISIGPTETMHFQTWSDKAGNAPPLTAVDPVTKVSVTFPDLNSPPFGGEEFQTNLIMPEPCPFLSRKLPPCSIIRPTETEGIAMGVVKFLTAMGLFKGQSGAFFRLLNDLAEDADEARRGGR; translated from the coding sequence ATGCAAAACATGTGGAGCAGTATGAAGACGGAGATCAACCGGCGTTCGTTTGTAAAAAACGGACTGACCGCAGCAACTATCGCGACCACTGGCGCCGGGCTCCTCGCCAATGGCCCATCCCTACTGGCAGATGAAGAACGCAGCGGCCGTCTCACTCGAGGAGATGCAGCCATGCTTCGGTTCGCCGCTGCAGCAGAAATCATCGAGACGGACTTCTGGGTGCAATACAACGAACTCGCGGGCATCCAGGATAGCGAGGAACCAAGTGGTAGCGGAAACCCAGCCTTCACCGCTGCTCTTTCTGTGCTGGACTCCGACATGGCCCAGTACGTTCACGACAATACTGACGATGAATTCACCCACCAGAACTTCCTCAACGCATATCTTGCCTCCAAGGGGGCGGACACAGTAAGTCTTGAGCCATTTCGCACTCTTCAGGGCAGCACGGCGACAGGCTCCAGCGGGAAACTACGGATCACAAACTTGATGCAACTCACCCTGGATACCAGTTGGTGGACTCGCTATCGTGACAGTGCCCATAACCCTGACCTCGATCCGAATTTCACCTTCCCCCAGGCGGTACCAGCGTTAGCGGTAGGGGAGCACACGGCAATTCCCAGAACGGATGCCGATACGACGGACCCAAACTTTCTTCAGGCGATCGCAAATACTGCCGGTTTCCACTTCCCCACAATCGAACAGGGTGGCAACAGCCTCTACCCCTCGATGGCCCAAAGAGCCACCAGCGTGGAGGTTCTGCGAATTCTGATCAGTATTGGCCCCACCGAGACTATGCACTTCCAAACCTGGTCGGATAAGGCGGGAAACGCACCTCCTCTTACCGCCGTGGATCCAGTAACAAAAGTCTCGGTGACGTTTCCGGACCTAAACTCTCCCCCGTTTGGTGGTGAAGAGTTCCAAACTAATCTGATCATGCCTGAGCCTTGCCCATTCCTGAGCCGCAAACTCCCGCCATGTTCGATCATCCGTCCCACAGAAACAGAGGGCATTGCCATGGGCGTGGTCAAGTTCCTGACGGCGATGGGACTGTTTAAGGGTCAATCGGGAGCGTTCTTCAGGTTGTTGAACGATCTGGCTGAGGATGCAGATGAAGCCAGGCGGGGAGGACGATAA
- a CDS encoding M20/M25/M40 family metallo-hydrolase, whose amino-acid sequence MTTASRPLAPLAGLLLASLLTPALLQAQTGAPIAPVPVDPAIAQALQQVSADHIRATIEKLVTFNNRSTLSSMETDLPPNTGVSAAADWIESEFKRISADCGNCLEVKRDDFIEPPQPGPASRILKPTKLTNVYAILRGSDPAQAARKVLVTGHYDSRNSDNFNTHDPAPGANDDASGVAVSIECARVLSKLKFPSSIVFVAVAGEEQGLNGSRHLAKLAKSEGWQLEAVLNNDIVGGDTTPGETMQDKTAVRVFSEGVPGNATLDQLHAIQTLGAENDSPSRELARAVSDIGATYFTATPHRVAEGTAPGRARSNLVHVEPGFHPVLIFRRDRYLRGGDHTSFNLEGFPAVRITEWRENFNHQHQNIRVENGIQYGDLLQYVDFNYVANVARLNAATLATLASAPGSPQDVHVLTAALDNNTELTWTAPAGMPANATYEIVWRNTEDPTWTMSLNAGSATSIKLPISKDNVVFGVRSVSQAGHRSMAVLPTPSRPMRNFAQPQTPPKS is encoded by the coding sequence GTGACTACCGCATCCCGCCCCCTCGCTCCTCTCGCCGGTCTCCTATTGGCCTCCCTGCTTACTCCAGCACTTCTGCAAGCCCAGACAGGCGCGCCCATCGCTCCAGTCCCGGTCGATCCGGCGATCGCTCAAGCCCTACAACAGGTCTCTGCCGATCACATCCGCGCCACCATCGAAAAATTAGTCACCTTCAACAACCGCAGCACCCTCTCCAGCATGGAGACGGATCTTCCTCCCAACACTGGAGTCAGCGCCGCTGCCGACTGGATCGAGTCCGAATTTAAACGCATCTCCGCCGACTGCGGCAACTGCCTCGAGGTCAAGCGCGATGACTTCATCGAGCCGCCTCAGCCCGGCCCCGCCTCGCGCATCCTCAAGCCCACCAAGCTGACCAACGTCTATGCCATCCTGCGCGGCAGCGATCCCGCACAAGCGGCCCGCAAAGTCCTCGTCACCGGTCACTACGACTCCCGCAACTCTGACAACTTCAACACGCACGATCCCGCACCCGGCGCCAACGACGACGCCAGTGGCGTAGCTGTCTCCATCGAATGCGCCCGCGTCCTCTCCAAACTTAAATTCCCCAGCAGCATCGTCTTTGTCGCCGTCGCTGGTGAGGAGCAGGGTCTTAATGGCAGCCGCCATCTCGCCAAACTCGCGAAATCCGAGGGCTGGCAGCTCGAAGCCGTCCTCAACAACGACATCGTCGGCGGCGATACCACCCCCGGCGAAACCATGCAGGACAAGACCGCCGTCCGCGTCTTCTCCGAAGGCGTCCCTGGCAACGCAACACTCGATCAGCTCCACGCGATTCAGACTCTCGGAGCCGAAAACGACTCCCCCTCCCGCGAACTCGCCCGCGCCGTCTCCGACATCGGCGCTACGTACTTCACCGCCACACCGCACCGCGTGGCCGAGGGTACGGCCCCCGGCCGAGCCCGCAGCAACCTCGTCCACGTCGAGCCCGGTTTCCACCCCGTACTCATCTTCCGCCGCGACCGCTACCTCCGCGGCGGCGATCACACCAGTTTTAACCTCGAAGGCTTCCCCGCCGTCCGCATTACCGAGTGGCGTGAGAACTTCAACCACCAGCATCAGAACATCCGTGTCGAAAACGGCATCCAGTACGGCGACCTCCTCCAGTACGTCGACTTCAACTACGTCGCTAACGTGGCGCGCCTTAACGCAGCCACCTTGGCAACTCTGGCCTCAGCTCCCGGTTCGCCGCAAGATGTTCATGTCTTGACCGCCGCGCTCGACAACAACACCGAACTCACCTGGACCGCCCCTGCAGGTATGCCCGCAAACGCGACCTACGAGATTGTCTGGCGCAATACCGAAGACCCCACATGGACCATGTCGCTCAACGCCGGCTCTGCCACCAGCATCAAGTTACCTATTTCCAAAGACAACGTCGTCTTCGGGGTCCGCTCCGTAAGTCAGGCCGGGCATCGCAGTATGGCTGTACTCCCAACACCCAGTCGGCCCATGCGGAACTTCGCCCAGCCGCAAACCCCGCCTAAGTCATAG
- a CDS encoding tetratricopeptide repeat protein, whose protein sequence is MNEDVSSPGAFNHLITTVPINGKQVWLDSTAEIAPHQVLLAAIRDKQALVVPESGAAKIEKTPANLPFAPYNRFVAKGSLSKEGTMKAQIDYTTRGDDELMVRAVLRQIPPGQWDQLIQEFSQRMGFGGTTSHASAGRPDATAEPETVTYDYEREKTGDWDDFKIISLFPVVYIAQVDEKNPPKKYPINLGIPRVDTSISTIKLPDGWGAELPNAVHEHTAFATFDKTYKLDHGSLISERRIEILQEKVPASEWKAYKKWLDATITDGEPFIQLTSTRTKPGEKGPPAADTENEGAAKLVKAAYEAVRRHDLDRAEQELDLAKEMNPKQPSLWSTYGYLAFQRKQWEKAVDAYAKELALYPDTSWVYEAMAHAQSNMALNKRQRRRCGSD, encoded by the coding sequence ATGAATGAGGATGTCTCTTCACCCGGGGCATTCAATCACCTGATTACGACCGTTCCAATCAACGGCAAGCAGGTGTGGCTGGACTCGACTGCAGAGATCGCCCCGCACCAGGTATTGCTGGCGGCGATCCGCGACAAACAGGCTCTGGTGGTTCCGGAGAGCGGGGCGGCGAAGATTGAGAAAACTCCGGCAAACCTGCCGTTTGCGCCGTACAACCGATTTGTGGCGAAGGGTTCGCTGAGCAAAGAGGGCACCATGAAGGCACAGATCGACTACACGACCCGTGGGGACGACGAGTTGATGGTGCGCGCAGTGTTGCGACAGATCCCGCCGGGGCAGTGGGACCAGCTTATCCAGGAGTTCTCGCAGAGGATGGGGTTTGGTGGGACGACAAGCCATGCGTCGGCGGGACGTCCTGATGCGACGGCGGAACCTGAGACGGTGACCTACGATTACGAGCGGGAGAAGACCGGGGATTGGGACGACTTCAAGATAATTTCGCTGTTTCCTGTGGTTTACATCGCGCAGGTGGATGAGAAAAATCCGCCGAAGAAATATCCGATCAATCTCGGAATACCGCGCGTGGACACGTCGATCTCGACGATCAAGCTGCCCGATGGATGGGGCGCGGAACTACCGAATGCGGTGCATGAGCACACGGCCTTTGCCACCTTCGACAAGACGTACAAGCTGGATCATGGAAGCCTGATCAGCGAACGTAGAATCGAGATTCTGCAGGAAAAGGTTCCGGCCAGCGAGTGGAAGGCGTACAAGAAGTGGCTGGACGCGACGATCACGGATGGTGAGCCGTTTATTCAACTGACAAGCACGAGGACAAAACCTGGGGAGAAAGGTCCACCTGCAGCCGACACGGAGAACGAGGGAGCTGCGAAGTTGGTCAAAGCGGCGTACGAGGCAGTACGACGACATGATCTGGACAGAGCAGAACAAGAGCTAGATCTTGCGAAAGAAATGAATCCGAAGCAACCTTCACTTTGGAGCACATATGGCTATCTGGCATTTCAGCGGAAGCAGTGGGAAAAGGCGGTAGATGCCTATGCAAAGGAGCTTGCGCTGTACCCCGATACCTCGTGGGTTTACGAAGCAATGGCGCACGCACAAAGCAACATGGCCTTAAACAAGAGGCAAAGGAGACGTTGCGGAAGCGACTAG
- a CDS encoding cupin domain-containing protein: MPAKLIDTTTAEHYTWGNNCDGWHLVKTPDLSIIEELMPPGTAEARHHHTHARQFFYVLSGELTMEIEHHDFTLKAGQGIEVAPGQSHQAMNRSAAPLRIVVTSQPPSHDDRIDD; this comes from the coding sequence ATGCCTGCCAAACTCATCGACACCACCACCGCCGAGCACTACACATGGGGAAACAACTGCGACGGCTGGCACCTCGTCAAGACCCCCGACCTAAGCATCATCGAAGAGCTCATGCCCCCCGGCACCGCCGAGGCGCGCCACCACCACACCCACGCCCGCCAGTTCTTCTACGTTCTCTCCGGCGAACTCACCATGGAAATCGAACACCACGACTTCACTCTCAAAGCAGGGCAGGGCATCGAAGTCGCTCCTGGCCAGTCCCATCAGGCCATGAACCGCAGCGCAGCTCCACTCCGCATCGTCGTGACCAGCCAACCCCCCAGCCACGACGACCGCATCGACGACTAA
- a CDS encoding transglutaminase-like domain-containing protein, which produces MPKGKYVKVWSPGHDPVKNESGNEMVYWWTGSQLEPTINEDGKANLKEVDSDGELPTIAWTTFKSWEDLGAWYRGLEADRVVADADVKAKVAELIAGKTRDEEKARALYDYVATQVRYIGVAFGVGRYQPHPASEVLRNQYGDCKDKHTLLAAMLTAAGLHPEPVLIGRESG; this is translated from the coding sequence GTGCCAAAAGGAAAATATGTAAAGGTCTGGAGCCCGGGACACGATCCGGTGAAGAACGAGTCTGGTAACGAGATGGTCTATTGGTGGACCGGATCGCAGCTGGAGCCAACGATTAATGAGGACGGAAAAGCGAACCTCAAGGAGGTTGATTCTGATGGGGAGTTACCGACGATCGCTTGGACGACCTTCAAGAGCTGGGAGGATTTGGGCGCGTGGTATCGCGGACTTGAGGCTGACCGCGTAGTGGCGGACGCGGACGTGAAGGCAAAAGTTGCTGAGCTGATCGCGGGCAAGACACGCGACGAAGAAAAGGCTCGTGCTCTCTATGATTATGTCGCGACGCAGGTGCGGTATATCGGCGTGGCATTCGGTGTTGGGCGGTATCAACCGCATCCTGCGAGCGAGGTGTTGCGCAACCAGTATGGCGATTGCAAGGACAAGCACACGCTTTTGGCGGCGATGTTGACCGCGGCGGGACTTCATCCGGAGCCGGTGCTGATAGGGCGGGAATCAGGATGA
- a CDS encoding carboxypeptidase-like regulatory domain-containing protein yields MNVRAAQLFGGQQRGPVQRVVQGKVMDKSEAAIKGAVVYLKDGHSLAVKSFISDDQGGYRFGQLSQNTDYELWAESNGKKSPVKTISSFDTKNQFVINLKIDTGK; encoded by the coding sequence GTGAATGTCCGAGCGGCACAGCTGTTTGGTGGACAACAGCGTGGACCTGTGCAGCGGGTGGTGCAGGGTAAGGTGATGGATAAAAGCGAGGCGGCCATCAAGGGTGCGGTGGTGTACCTGAAGGATGGGCATTCGTTGGCTGTGAAGAGCTTTATCTCTGACGATCAGGGCGGATATCGTTTCGGGCAACTCTCGCAGAACACCGACTATGAGCTTTGGGCCGAGAGCAACGGCAAGAAGAGCCCGGTGAAGACGATCAGCTCGTTCGATACCAAGAACCAGTTTGTGATTAATTTGAAGATCGATACCGGAAAATAA
- a CDS encoding rhomboid family intramembrane serine protease, producing MPRSGPITMALPPFAGTVRKLIFLNVGAFFALAILSWLAPSIANFLLSHLILEPLAVVRGEIWQLFTYSLVQQGILSVLFGMLTLWFTGTLLEGAYGSRWLAELYWTSVIGGAVIATAITFTHVFGLRTDVGSAGVWAGVFGLLVAIAMLFGDQEFLLWFLIRIKAKYLVAIYILIAIAVLLKQADSFGALLQLSGALSGYLFVKFAPRRGIAFGFSERLFGLRNSYYRWKRRRAARKFEVYMRKQNREVHFDKEGRYVDPDELHRDPKDKRWMN from the coding sequence ATGCCCCGTTCCGGTCCCATCACGATGGCACTGCCGCCCTTTGCGGGCACAGTGCGAAAGCTGATCTTCCTCAACGTCGGAGCCTTCTTTGCGCTCGCCATCCTGTCCTGGCTTGCCCCATCCATCGCTAACTTTCTCCTTAGCCATCTCATCCTCGAACCACTGGCCGTGGTTCGAGGAGAGATCTGGCAGCTCTTCACCTACTCTCTCGTGCAGCAGGGAATTCTCAGTGTTCTCTTCGGCATGCTCACCCTCTGGTTCACCGGCACGTTACTGGAAGGAGCCTACGGCAGTCGCTGGCTCGCCGAGCTCTACTGGACCTCCGTCATCGGCGGAGCCGTTATCGCCACCGCCATCACCTTTACCCATGTCTTCGGTCTCCGTACTGACGTTGGCTCTGCGGGTGTCTGGGCCGGAGTCTTTGGTTTGCTCGTGGCCATCGCCATGCTCTTCGGCGACCAAGAATTTCTTCTCTGGTTCCTCATCCGCATTAAGGCGAAGTATCTCGTCGCCATCTACATCCTTATCGCCATTGCCGTCCTGCTCAAACAAGCCGACAGCTTCGGAGCCCTGCTGCAGCTCTCAGGTGCTCTCAGCGGCTATCTCTTCGTTAAGTTCGCGCCACGACGAGGCATCGCCTTCGGTTTCAGTGAGCGCCTCTTCGGCCTGCGCAACAGCTACTATCGTTGGAAGCGCCGCCGTGCCGCCCGCAAGTTCGAGGTCTACATGCGCAAGCAAAACCGCGAAGTCCACTTCGACAAAGAAGGCCGCTACGTCGACCCTGACGAACTTCACCGCGATCCCAAAGACAAGCGGTGGATGAACTAG
- the aspS gene encoding aspartate--tRNA ligase, translating to MLDFLGNLQRTHKCGELRVEQAGQDVVLMGWVNRRRDHGNLIFLDVRDRTGITQVVLDKEVSGEAHAKAEAARSEYVVAVKGSVRRRGAGLENPNMPTGEIEVVARELLLLNEAKTPPFSPAEDAIANEEVRLKYRYLDLRRAEMQRNFELRHKVAQAIRGYLSENGFLEIETPFMTRSTPEGARDYLVPSRVHAGSFYALPQSPQIFKQILMISGFDRYFQIARCFRDEDLRADRQPEFTQIDLELTFPQQDTVFRIVEGFLTAAFKTAGISLTTPFVQMTYDDAIRRYGIDKPDMRLPALTELTDELTPALREQLKIEQKLPVLGFVIPKAGGLSGTQRRALVDDIRKEFGDCGLDSLDVSRLKTNEAFAPLANAIEAKLAAEPTLEDGVTADDLVVVITPKLGTPEKWNYDPQWTYKRVGALRLQLAQKFADKHGRFVQTGTEADFKFAWVTDFPMYEWDEEAKVWNAAHHPFTSPHEDDIKAGRLTSDKGAVRALAYDIVLNGTELGSGSIRIHRQDVQAEIFRSLGMSDAEAKERFGFFLDALEYGTPPHGGIALGLDRIVMILAGAQSLREVIAFPKTAKAIDLMVDAPTPVSEQQMRELHLKTVTRS from the coding sequence GTGCTTGATTTTTTAGGGAATTTGCAGCGGACGCATAAGTGTGGCGAGCTTCGTGTGGAGCAGGCCGGCCAGGATGTTGTGCTGATGGGCTGGGTGAACCGGCGGCGGGACCATGGGAACCTGATCTTCCTCGACGTGCGTGATCGCACGGGCATTACGCAGGTTGTGCTGGACAAGGAAGTCTCGGGTGAGGCGCATGCCAAGGCTGAAGCAGCGCGATCGGAATATGTCGTTGCGGTGAAGGGTTCGGTGCGGCGGCGTGGGGCCGGGCTTGAGAATCCGAATATGCCTACCGGCGAGATTGAGGTCGTTGCGCGGGAACTTCTTCTGCTGAATGAGGCGAAGACTCCTCCGTTCTCGCCGGCTGAGGATGCGATTGCGAACGAAGAGGTTCGGCTGAAGTACCGCTATCTTGATCTACGGCGGGCGGAGATGCAGCGGAACTTTGAGCTACGGCATAAGGTGGCACAGGCAATTCGCGGGTATCTTTCGGAGAATGGGTTTCTGGAGATTGAGACTCCGTTTATGACGCGGTCGACGCCGGAGGGCGCGCGGGATTATCTGGTGCCGAGCCGGGTTCATGCGGGAAGCTTCTATGCGCTGCCGCAGTCGCCGCAGATCTTTAAGCAGATTCTGATGATTTCGGGGTTCGACCGATATTTTCAGATTGCGCGGTGCTTCCGGGATGAGGATTTGCGCGCTGACCGACAGCCTGAGTTTACGCAGATCGACCTGGAGCTGACGTTTCCGCAGCAGGATACGGTGTTTCGTATCGTCGAAGGATTTTTAACGGCGGCGTTCAAGACGGCGGGGATCTCGCTGACGACTCCGTTTGTGCAGATGACGTATGACGATGCGATTCGGCGGTATGGGATCGATAAGCCGGATATGCGGCTGCCTGCGCTGACAGAACTAACGGATGAGCTTACGCCTGCGCTGCGCGAGCAGTTGAAGATCGAACAGAAGCTTCCGGTGTTGGGTTTCGTGATTCCGAAGGCTGGTGGATTGAGCGGGACGCAGCGGCGCGCACTAGTCGATGATATTCGCAAGGAGTTTGGCGACTGCGGTCTCGACTCGCTGGATGTGTCTCGGCTGAAGACGAATGAAGCGTTTGCTCCGCTGGCTAATGCGATTGAGGCAAAGCTGGCGGCGGAACCTACGCTTGAGGACGGCGTGACGGCGGACGACCTGGTGGTCGTGATTACTCCGAAGTTGGGTACTCCGGAGAAGTGGAACTACGACCCACAGTGGACCTACAAACGTGTGGGCGCACTGCGCCTGCAACTGGCTCAGAAGTTCGCCGACAAGCATGGGCGGTTTGTGCAAACGGGGACAGAGGCGGACTTTAAATTTGCGTGGGTCACCGACTTTCCGATGTATGAGTGGGATGAGGAGGCGAAGGTGTGGAACGCGGCGCACCATCCGTTCACCTCGCCGCATGAGGACGACATTAAGGCTGGGCGACTGACCAGTGATAAGGGCGCAGTGCGTGCTTTGGCGTATGACATTGTGCTGAATGGGACGGAGCTGGGGTCGGGGTCGATTCGTATTCATCGGCAGGATGTACAGGCGGAGATCTTCCGGTCGCTGGGGATGAGCGATGCCGAGGCGAAGGAGCGGTTTGGGTTCTTCCTGGATGCTTTGGAGTACGGTACTCCTCCGCATGGTGGCATTGCGCTGGGGTTGGATCGGATTGTGATGATTCTTGCTGGAGCGCAGAGTCTGCGGGAGGTGATTGCCTTCCCGAAGACGGCCAAGGCCATCGATCTTATGGTGGATGCTCCTACTCCGGTTAGCGAACAGCAGATGCGGGAGCTGCATTTGAAGACTGTGACACGGAGCTAG
- the hisS gene encoding histidine--tRNA ligase — MAILKAVRGTRDLLPPETELWNRVEATARAVFARYGFGEIRTPVFEPTELFARGVGEETDIVSKEMYTWEDRGRADSDKGQSLTLRPENTAGVVRAYIEHKMGDAGMLQKLFYIGPQFRRERPQRGRYRQFWQIGAEVLGPAWSGSESALRDAEVLEMLAALLNELGVKGWRLALNSVGSATDRARYSAALRDALAPVKHLMCEDNQRRAETNPLRVLDSKDPGDQEIINGLPKIADYLDEASQEHFAQVKAALDSCGVEYVVEPRLVRGLDYYTRTTFEFTVPDGSGLGTQNALLGGGRYDGLSEMLGGPKAPGIGFAIGEDRLILTLQAQAAEAEAKKMDAFIAPMGVGQNAAALSLASELRRAGLSIEVGDGSFRLKKSFEAADKLARKMVIVGEDEVSSGILTVKDFAAGEQTKVPRAELAAALRQ; from the coding sequence ATGGCTATTTTGAAGGCAGTACGTGGGACGCGCGATTTGTTGCCGCCCGAGACGGAGCTTTGGAACCGGGTGGAGGCTACCGCGAGGGCGGTGTTTGCGCGGTATGGGTTTGGGGAGATTCGGACGCCGGTGTTCGAGCCGACGGAGCTGTTTGCGCGTGGGGTGGGCGAAGAGACGGATATCGTCTCGAAGGAGATGTACACGTGGGAGGATCGCGGGCGGGCTGACAGCGATAAGGGACAGAGTCTGACGCTGCGGCCTGAGAATACTGCGGGAGTGGTGCGGGCTTATATCGAGCACAAGATGGGCGATGCGGGGATGCTGCAGAAGCTCTTCTATATTGGGCCGCAGTTTCGACGGGAACGCCCTCAGCGAGGAAGATACAGGCAGTTCTGGCAGATTGGTGCGGAGGTGCTTGGGCCGGCGTGGTCGGGTTCGGAGAGCGCTTTGCGGGATGCCGAGGTGTTGGAGATGCTGGCGGCGCTTCTGAATGAGCTGGGTGTGAAGGGATGGCGGCTGGCGTTGAACTCGGTGGGGTCTGCTACGGATCGAGCGCGGTATAGCGCGGCGTTGCGGGATGCATTGGCTCCGGTGAAGCATTTGATGTGCGAGGACAATCAGCGGCGGGCGGAGACGAATCCGCTGCGGGTACTGGACTCGAAGGATCCGGGCGATCAGGAGATTATCAACGGATTGCCGAAGATTGCCGACTATCTGGATGAGGCCTCACAGGAACACTTTGCACAGGTGAAGGCGGCTCTGGATTCTTGCGGGGTGGAGTACGTGGTCGAGCCGAGGCTGGTGCGGGGGTTGGACTACTACACGCGGACAACGTTTGAGTTTACGGTTCCGGATGGCAGCGGGCTGGGAACGCAGAATGCTCTGCTGGGCGGCGGCCGGTATGACGGACTGAGCGAGATGCTTGGCGGGCCGAAGGCTCCGGGGATCGGGTTTGCGATTGGCGAGGACAGGCTGATTTTGACGCTGCAGGCTCAGGCTGCCGAGGCCGAGGCGAAGAAGATGGATGCGTTTATTGCTCCGATGGGTGTGGGTCAGAATGCTGCGGCGCTCTCGCTGGCGAGTGAATTGCGTCGGGCAGGCCTGTCGATTGAAGTTGGCGACGGGTCGTTCCGGCTGAAGAAGTCGTTTGAGGCCGCCGATAAGCTGGCACGGAAGATGGTTATTGTCGGCGAGGATGAGGTTTCGTCCGGTATTCTGACCGTAAAGGACTTTGCGGCGGGAGAACAGACGAAGGTCCCGCGGGCTGAATTGGCGGCAGCGTTGCGCCAGTGA
- a CDS encoding gamma carbonic anhydrase family protein translates to MIRSYQGVTPVVPTSCYVDTSAQVIGDVILGEQASVWMNAVIRGDVNAIRIGARSNVQDCAVLHGMRYLYPVIVGEMVTIGHNATVHGCVLEDAVLVGIGATILNNARIGEGSIIAAGAVIPEQTVIPPNSLVAGVPGKVKKTLGDEDRKMILMYAQNYLDYTAIYLKELERK, encoded by the coding sequence ATGATTCGGAGTTATCAGGGTGTTACGCCGGTGGTACCGACGAGCTGCTATGTGGATACCTCAGCGCAGGTGATCGGGGATGTGATTCTGGGCGAACAGGCCAGCGTGTGGATGAACGCGGTGATCCGGGGCGATGTTAACGCGATCCGGATTGGCGCGCGGAGCAATGTGCAGGACTGCGCGGTGCTGCATGGAATGCGGTATTTGTATCCAGTGATTGTGGGCGAGATGGTGACGATTGGCCATAATGCCACGGTGCATGGGTGCGTGCTGGAGGATGCCGTGCTGGTGGGAATTGGTGCGACGATCCTGAACAATGCGCGAATCGGCGAGGGGTCAATTATTGCCGCAGGGGCTGTGATTCCGGAGCAGACGGTGATTCCACCGAACTCGCTGGTGGCGGGAGTTCCCGGGAAGGTGAAGAAGACGCTGGGGGATGAGGATCGGAAGATGATCCTGATGTATGCCCAGAATTATCTCGATTACACGGCGATCTATTTGAAAGAGCTTGAACGTAAATGA
- the rpsU gene encoding 30S ribosomal protein S21 codes for MAEVRVQEGEPLENALRRFKRKVQTEDIIKEVKRHSFYLKPGEKKRVKEALARKRNRKKVRKEQD; via the coding sequence GTGGCAGAGGTTCGAGTTCAAGAAGGCGAACCCCTTGAGAATGCCCTGCGGCGCTTTAAGCGCAAGGTGCAGACCGAAGACATTATCAAGGAAGTTAAGCGCCACTCTTTTTACCTGAAGCCAGGTGAGAAGAAGCGCGTGAAAGAAGCGCTCGCTCGTAAGCGCAATCGCAAGAAGGTACGCAAGGAACAGGACTAA